GCTCTGCTTGACCTTCTTGTGGAGGCAGAAGTAAAACATCGCCATGACAAAGAATGGCAGGACAAAACCCAGCAGCGTCTCACACAGAAGAATGCCCAAAAACACTTCATCAGGGGTTCTTGTACAGACCTTACTTTTACGCTCTGCGAGGTCTGCCTGTACCGACTCCGGACTGGACAGAATCAGAGTGAGTGTccagagggagaggagcagaagcTTTTCTCCTTTGCGGCCCAGCTTGGTCCACTGGCTCCGGTGCAGAACCACCACGTACCTCTGGACGCTCATCAGAGTCACGGTCAGCACGCTACAATAGGAACTCATGAAGACGAGGAGGTAGAGCAGCTTGCAGAAGGCACGGCCTAACGCCCAGGTCGAACTCAGGTTGTAGATCCACAGCGGTACACAGAGCAAACGCAGGATATCCGAAGCGGCAAGATTCAGCATGAGATGAAGGGTGAAGTTGTCCCTCTTGAGGTGCCGTAGCAGAAAGACCACAACAGCAACGTTGGCAGGGACACCCAGTAGGAAACAGGCTCCCAGAACCCCAGTACCGACCTGCTCCTTCAGAGACATCATGCCAGAGATGTTTGAGTTGGACTGGTTCAGATTCTCCATATCCGTGACTTCAGCTGACGTGTGACTCAGATCTGAACACTGCAGAGAGTGAAGCATCACAAGCGCTTTTTGAAACAGGTTGTTGTGATATACATCAGTGAATAGCCACATCCTGTTCCACGTCCGTAACCTCGGGCCCTTCATGCGTAGCACAGGTTGAAAAGAGATGCATTGTGTTAAAGACAATTAGGAGAACTATGAAACAGCACAGTGCCGTTCCAAGTAAATCACAGTCCAGTTCTGTGAAATCACCCTATCAGGTTGAGAAGTAACGCTGATTTtgaaaccattttactgcctgTGGTGCAAATTTTACTGGATAAAGGTAGACATGAGGGGTAATAAATAACCAAGATACGCCTTTATAAAACAGCTATTCTGCATGTGGTACCACAGACCATTTCTCCGTTTTTGTTTCTGATGTTTTAGTCACGTGCCATTTTTGTCAGTGTCAAACAATCCCTCATCTAACGGCAACGTTGTGATCCatcagtgggatcttcctcaggcctgatGGATTGAAACGTTGTCgtttttaaaatgaaataaagtttctatttttggagctcatgcccTGGGTGTGGACGACTTCATGACTGTCTACcacttgtctggcacctggataattgctttgtggatgtgcgcaccccaacctccaaaagacacatttcacaaaaaaataccAGTGAACACCACTAACCTCTCATGTTTGCAAcacatgttaaagtgatactgtcccatttttggaaacaagcttatttacacctctccttgagttttacccttctcctgtaggcctacttcctgccgttctctgagtatggcagtgcaagtttgacctccaagctagcaatttacattgagtcttatgagaccgggtggcggctaactggttcactgactcaatgttaactgctagcttagaggtaaaatttgaactgccatactcagaaaatggttgaaagtacaggagaaaggtaaaactcaatcatttaactcaaggagaggtgtaaaatcagcttatttccaaaagcaggacagtatcactttaaggttggTTATAAACAGAATTTAGAGTGCACATTGCCAGACATTCTGGGGCAGGCAGAGGCCATTCCTCTTTTTTCCCATGGTTTATTTTGAGATATTTTGAGATATTTATTCAATGCATTCAAAACGTAGGCCTACAATCTGAATGACTGCATATTGCATATCTGATACAGGAAATATAATGTGAAATATCAGCTACAATACTACAAAGGTAGAGGCAATTCACATGCTATTGGCAACCGCCACAGCATAACGGACAAAGTGGCACCTGTCAGGTCAAGAAGAGAAGACAgtcttctttatctctcttgtgatgtgtgtgtgtatgtgtgtgtatgtgtgtgtgtgtgtgtgtgtgtgtgtgtgtgtgtgtgtgtgtgtgtgtgtgtctgtgtgtgaatttgtgtgtgtgtgtgtgtgtgtgtgtgtgtgtgtgtgtgtgtgtgtgtgtgtgtgtgtgtgagagagagagagagagagagagagagtagggctgTCACGATAACACATTTATCTGGatgataaattggccaagaaattattgcgataaacgataatattgtcGCTCTCGTGACCATTTTCAAGCAGTATAATGAGAAAGGAATAAAACATTTTCTCCTCTCAGCAGTGGAGCATCAGTAATCTGATAAGGCACAAGCACATTAGCAGGCCAACAACATACATTTTTCTTTCAGCCAAGTCATGACAGAAAATTACACCAACGTTTATGCGTCAATGCTGAGTGAAATGTGTCTATCGGTACCATTGActtatatctactgtcaatgatcGGTACTCAGTCTCTTAGGTAGAGAAAGGGATACAGTGatgaggaaaacaaaaacacacacaaacattagaaACATAACTAAGTAACTTATGGTGCTTACAAAAAGttttattgacttattgaatatcgtGAGAGGCCTAtaagagagagtgagtttgtgtgcaagacaaagaaaagagacacagcacaccacagcatggtcttgaccatcccataatgaactcacacttactggacaatgttcatctataaaggactgtgcaccttgtagggaagctcaaatctcagtatactttgtataatgacaataaaggctttctattctattctattctattctattctattctattctattctattctaatactaccatttcattttgtagtaCGGAGCAAAGTCTCTTGGAAGTctcagaagtacgtaggatggcgtacGAGGCTACCACAGCACCACAGTGCAAACAACAAAAGTAAAGCTCTGCTTTTGAACCCGTCAAGTTATGTGAGGAACGGAGAAAACGCCCGAGGGAGCGATGCATTGTGGGGGCTAGTGTCCAGTCGTGTGTCACATTCAAAGTACCTGGGGATACCTCAGAGGCGGATGAAGGAGAACACTGATTATGTAAcacctcccctgtgtgtgtgtgtgtgtgtgtgtgtgtgtgtgtgtgtgtgtgtgtgtgtgtgtgtgtttgtgcatatggctggttggcgtgtgtaagtgtgtgtgtgtgtgtgtgtgtgtgtgcgtgtgcgtgtgtgcgtgcgtgtgcgtgtgtgtgtacagtatatcacgaaagtgaatacacccctcacagttttgctgatttttgagtatatcttttcataggaaagcattacagaaatgtaactttgacacaatgattagtgaccttttaacaacatatttaaccgcttaaatttctttttctctcagaaaaaaacaaaatacagccattaatcttTGAACATgaactcacaaaagtgagtacaccccaaattataatccggtagagaaggggctatgttggctcgaatcgtctcgaaatgaaaagggatgacaagggaggtcatcagtgtgcgtttcaacctttctttgcattgaacttttaaattttgagtctgcatctggcttaaatagattggtgtgagatttgaatgcaatcctatggagaatatcattatctgcttcagtagtcacagtgcatgttgacatgcatgtttcttttaggtgtatttcagattgccaatgttgacagcattcatgcatccccaaaccatgtcagtcccactaccatgcttggcttatgagaggatacacctttttgtaaaactcacttgtttaccaccacacatgcttgacaccatctaaagcaaatttgtttatattgttctcttcagatcacacgacatggttccagtgatccatatccttggtctgttcatctctcttgagaccaagataaacaaatttgctttagatggtgtcaagcatgtgtggtggtaaacaagtgagttttacaaaaaaggtgtatcctctcataagccaagcatggtagtgggactgacatggtttgggcatgcatgaatgctgtcaacattggcaatctgaaatacacctaaaagaaacatacatgtcaacatgcactgtgactactgaagcagatcatgatattctccatagggttgcattcaaatctcacaccaatctatttaagccagatgcagactcaaaatgtaaaagttaaatgcaaagaaaggttgaaacgcacactgatgacctcccttgtcatcccttttcattccgtttcatttcgagacgattcgagccaacatagccccttctctaccgaattttaatctggggtgtactcacttttgtgagtacatgttcaaacattaatggctgtattttgtttttttctgagtgaacaagaaatttaagcggctaaatatgttgttaaaaggtcactaatcattgtgtcaaagatacatttctgtaatgctttataatgaaaagatatactcaaaaatctgcaaaactgtgaggggtgtattcactttcgtgatatactgtgtgtgcgtgtgcgtgtgtgcgtgcgtgtgttcatgtgtgtgacagagagacagacagagggagagagagcgcaaaagagagagagagagagagagagagagaggtgagagagagaaagagagagagaaagagtgtgtgagagaggtgagagTGTTTGGGGTAGGCTAATATTAATGACTCAGTGTCTTCAATATCCCTCCTGGGGATTGACGCAGTTTGTCCTGCTTCAGTGACTCAttcacactccacacactcacactcacacacactcacacacacacacacacacacacacacacacacacacacacacacacacacacacacacacacttttttaaacacacacacacagggttgcatAATTTGCATATGCCGGAACGAccccttcttacacacacacacacacacacacacacacacacacacacacacacacacacgcacgcacgcacgcacgcacacacacacacacacacacacacacacacacacacacacacacacacaccgtgttggTAAATTTGCATATGCTCCCTGGAACATCTTCTTCTATCTATTTGTGTCTTCTGATCATTTGCCTGACTGATCACTCACTTAATATGCCTGATCTCCCCCTTCATACTCACTTAATATTCCTAATTTGCCCcttcatgccaatgtaatattCCTAGCACTTCATATTCACTTAATACTCCTAATCTGCCCTTCAGGTAATGACAGTTAATATCTGTCACTCACTTCATATCtatctctcacttgctctctctctctctctctctctctctctctctctctctctctctctctctctctctctctctctctctctctccatctctctcgttcCCTGTCAGTGTGATGAGTCCATCTCCTCTTTTTACCATGGTTATCCAATCTCCTCCgagcacctctcctcctcctcgtctccctctTTCTTAATGGGTGACTGAAACAGCACTTAGCATCTGTCACTCACTTcaatatctgtttctctctcctgtcctgtcgtcatttctctccctctccccgtctTTTCAATGCCCCATTTACTCTCCCCGTGATGACCCAAGCTCCAAGCTCCTCCAAGcagctcccttcctcctcctcctcctcatcttcttctacctcgtcttcctcctcctcttcctccttcttgaTGTGTCTCTCCTTTTAATTCTCACTTCATCTATCTTGcctctcttcattttctctccaCCCTTCTTTTCCCAGTCCCCTGCGATGGGACTCCTATCCCCAAGCTTGCCCCTGGCTCAATATTCATCTCTTTTTCttatttcctttcttcttcttttctctcccttctgCTCAGTGCAGTGAGTCCTTTACTCCTCCCAACGTCATGATCCTATCCTTATTCTAagcagccctcctcctccccctcctcctcttcatatgTCTCTCCCTTTTAATGCTCAATTTATTCATCTCTCATTTCTTATttttccctcccctccacccttctTTTTGCAGGCCCCATGTGAGTCCAATCTCCTTTACTCCTCCCAACGTCACGGCCCTATCCCCTTCCGAGcagtcctcctcttcttcatcttcctcctcctcccccttcttgaTATGTTGTACCTTTTAATGCTCAATTTATtaatctctcctcctttcttaattttccctcccctcttcttttcgCAGGCCTCTTTACTCCTCCCATCATCATGGCCCTATCCCCTTCCGAGcagccttcctcctccaccttctccaccacctcctcctccttcttgatGGGTGACCAAGGGCATTTCCATGACGACCCGgacatgacctttgacctcagtaAGCTGCTGCTGTCCGTGGGCCTGTCGGCGCTGGCGTTGGCGGCGGTGGGCATCAACTCGCTGGTGATCACCGCCATCTTGGTCACGCGCAAGCTGCGCAGCCCGGCCAACTACCTGATCTGCTCTCTGGCCCTCACAGACCTGCTGGTGGCTGCGCTCGTCATGCCTGTCAGCATCGTATACATCAGCGAGGTAAATATacattttatacacacacacacacacacacacacacacacacacacacacacacacacacacacacacacacacacaaaaacagactcaAGTCTCAAACATAAAATGCTGGTCATGCCTGTCAGCATCGTTTATATCAGCGAggtaaacatatacagtacacacatgcgcacacgcatgcactcacgcacacacacacacacacacattacaccagTAAGAgcagtgtgaaggttcaattaacaggataagagcacagttttgctcaaaatattgcaatgcacacaacattgtgGGTGACATATCTGAGTTCCAAATAGGAGAATTTCTTGGTGTGCGTGTTGCTGGCGCATCAGCACATCCTTGTATCTTAGGAGAGCTGGCTGCTTGGATGGGCACTGTTGATGTCCTTTCATTCGTGTCTTTGTGTCCTTGTATCCTTGTGTTCccatttgtgtcttttgtttggaGTCCTTTTAGTTGTATCCTTGTACGTTTGTGTCTTTATATCCTTGTGTCCTCGTGTGTATTTCTTGTTAGGAGCGCTGGCTGCTTGGCGGGGTGCTGTGGCTATCCTTTTAGTCATATCTTTGGACCTTTGTGTCTTTACGTATATCCTTGTGTCcttgtttgtatttgtttacCCTTGTCCTTATATCCTTGTGTTCCCATTTGTATCCCTTCCTTTTAGTATCCTTGTATCTTTGTATTCTTATAGCCTTGTGTTCTCCCTCGTATCTCTTGTTAGGAGTGCTGGCTGCTGGGCGGGGCGCTGTGCCAcctataggcatgaacggccatccgggttcTTTGCTCctcaatgtgcgttacgcccctttatgggtgaaaacaaaccgaatgtctcatcaacttacatgcttcatcggcttgcctaaatgaacacagtccatgatTCAGCAACGgctttttggctatattatttcaacagccggcaacgcaacacgttttcggcatgttgcgcgtgaataacgctagtctacaggtctgtatctttcgtttattaaaccccaacatcaccaattggcTTGCACCAATTGgctcccccacaaatgggcacacagagccatacagaggggagagttacgcgattggaggaccaggaattaaatggcagctccgcctttcagcgagata
The Engraulis encrasicolus isolate BLACKSEA-1 chromosome 12, IST_EnEncr_1.0, whole genome shotgun sequence DNA segment above includes these coding regions:
- the LOC134459551 gene encoding leukotriene B4 receptor 1-like, which codes for MENLNQSNSNISGMMSLKEQVGTGVLGACFLLGVPANVAVVVFLLRHLKRDNFTLHLMLNLAASDILRLLCVPLWIYNLSSTWALGRAFCKLLYLLVFMSSYCSVLTVTLMSVQRYVVVLHRSQWTKLGRKGEKLLLLSLWTLTLILSSPESVQADLAERKSKVCTRTPDEVFLGILLCETLLGFVLPFFVMAMFYFCLHKKVKQSPLSGNPRLARLVIAILFTFLVLGMPCHVMNLKMDSGHAHSRYRKHINRYTPPS